In Chryseobacterium gotjawalense, the following are encoded in one genomic region:
- a CDS encoding glycosyltransferase, with amino-acid sequence MKKISILFILPDLETGGAERIVTTIANHLPRSTFEPKILLLRKEGGYLEFLKDDVEIIDIKTPRIRHSLKPILKEIRNRKPDIVFSGFGEVNAYLALFIKFFPKTKFIARETNVVSQHVIRKEIRFFYKFYNNYDKIICQSDDMLNDLLENFKIKKEKLIKINNPVDFDFINEKLQGIEKPESYTSDFKNIVAIGNLSPRKGFDNLLKVFFHLKNEKLLLHILGDGRDQELLHQMKKDLDLENVIFHGQQKNPYQFLKFAHLFILSSRYEGFPNVLLEAGACGTYSLANNCPGGITEIIQPKINGEISNIENHQKFAEKILNILKESHHKVAIKNSIDSRFSKEIILDTYTEILKGLK; translated from the coding sequence ATGAAGAAAATCTCTATTCTATTTATTCTTCCTGATCTCGAAACGGGCGGTGCCGAACGGATTGTCACTACGATAGCGAATCATCTGCCACGCTCTACATTTGAACCGAAAATTCTTCTGTTAAGAAAAGAAGGTGGTTATCTCGAATTTTTAAAAGACGATGTGGAGATTATCGATATCAAAACGCCCAGAATCCGTCATTCTCTAAAACCGATTTTAAAGGAAATACGCAATAGAAAGCCCGATATTGTGTTCAGCGGTTTTGGTGAAGTGAATGCGTATTTAGCTCTTTTTATTAAATTTTTTCCGAAAACAAAATTCATTGCCAGAGAAACCAATGTCGTTTCGCAACACGTCATCAGAAAAGAAATCCGATTTTTCTATAAATTTTACAATAATTATGACAAAATTATTTGTCAGAGCGACGATATGCTAAATGATCTGCTAGAAAATTTTAAAATCAAAAAAGAGAAATTGATTAAAATAAACAATCCGGTCGATTTTGATTTTATTAATGAAAAGTTGCAAGGTATTGAGAAACCCGAATCCTATACTTCAGATTTTAAAAATATTGTAGCTATCGGAAATCTGTCTCCCAGAAAGGGTTTTGATAATTTGCTGAAAGTATTCTTTCATCTAAAGAACGAAAAATTGCTGCTTCATATTTTAGGAGATGGACGGGATCAGGAATTGTTGCATCAAATGAAAAAGGATTTAGATCTGGAAAATGTAATTTTTCACGGGCAGCAAAAAAATCCGTATCAATTTTTAAAATTTGCACATTTATTCATTCTTTCCTCCCGTTACGAAGGTTTTCCAAATGTTCTGTTAGAAGCCGGAGCATGCGGAACTTATTCCCTGGCGAATAATTGTCCGGGTGGAATTACCGAAATCATTCAGCCCAAAATTAATGGCGAAATTTCCAATATTGAGAATCATCAGAAGTTTGCTGAGAAAATCCTCAATATTTTAAAAGAAAGTCACCATAAAGTTGCCATTAAAAATTCAATCGATTCAAGATTTTCGAAAGAAATTATATTAGATACATATACAGAAATTTTAAAAGGGTTAAAATGA
- a CDS encoding adenosylcobalamin-dependent ribonucleoside-diphosphate reductase, translating to MEAAVLAKKSKIYTYDEAYQSSLKYFDGDDLAAKVWVSKYALKDSDSNIYEQNPDDMHHRIASEIARVEAKYPNPLSEEKVFDLIKKFKYIIPQGSPMTGIGNNFQIASLSNCFVIGSGTQSDSYGSIMKIDEEQVQLMKRRGGVGHDLSNIRPKGSPVKNSALTSTGLVPFMERYSNSTREVAQDGRRGALMLSVSINHPDSEDFVNAKLEQGKITGANISVRIDDDFMKAVVNKENYIQKYPIHSSNPKFQKEIKATDLWDKIIHNAWKSAEPGILFWDTIIKESLPDCYSDLGYETVSTNPCGEIPLCPYDSCRLLAVNLFSYVENPFTKNAKFNFDLFKEHVGYAQRMMDDIIDLEIEKIDTILAKIEADPESEEIKFTEKHLWLKIRQKTMEGRRTGVGITAEGDMLAALNIQYGSKEGNEFSTLVHKTLASAAYRSSVEMAKERGAFAIYDAKREEKNPFILRLKEADPKLYEDLVKYGRRNIALLTIAPTGSTSLMSQTTSGIEPVFLPVYKRRRKVNPNDQDIRVDFVDEVGDSWEEYLVFHHRFKEWMEVQGIDTERNYSQDELNKIIEKSPYYKATSNDVDWLSKVEMQGSIQKWVDHSISVTINIPNDATEELVNQLYIKAWEVGCKGVTVYRDGSRSGVLISADDKKEDKTEMITSVFPTKRPHVLQADVVRFQNNKEKWIAFVGLIEGKPYEIFTGLADDEEGIMLPRWVNEGVIIKNQDENGKSRYDFQFKNLRGYKTTIEGLSHKFKPEFWNYAKLISGTLRHGMPIENAVELINRLELDSESINNWKAGVARALKRYIADGTEAGGRCSNCGSDQVVYQEGCLTCKNCGNSKCG from the coding sequence ATGGAAGCAGCAGTTTTAGCAAAAAAATCAAAAATTTATACCTACGATGAAGCCTATCAATCTTCTTTAAAATATTTTGACGGTGATGATCTGGCAGCTAAAGTTTGGGTAAGCAAATATGCGCTGAAAGATTCAGACAGTAATATTTACGAACAAAATCCAGATGATATGCATCATCGGATTGCCTCTGAAATAGCAAGAGTCGAAGCGAAATATCCAAATCCACTTTCTGAAGAAAAAGTCTTTGACCTCATTAAAAAATTCAAATATATTATTCCGCAGGGAAGTCCGATGACGGGAATTGGGAATAATTTTCAGATTGCGTCGCTTTCAAATTGTTTTGTCATCGGCAGCGGAACGCAAAGTGATTCTTACGGAAGCATTATGAAAATTGATGAAGAGCAGGTTCAATTGATGAAACGCCGCGGTGGAGTTGGTCACGATTTATCAAATATTCGCCCGAAAGGTTCTCCTGTAAAAAATTCTGCTTTGACTTCAACAGGTTTGGTGCCATTTATGGAAAGATATTCTAACTCTACGCGGGAAGTGGCCCAGGATGGCAGAAGAGGAGCATTGATGCTTTCGGTTTCTATCAATCATCCGGATTCTGAGGATTTCGTGAATGCCAAACTGGAGCAGGGAAAAATTACGGGTGCCAATATTTCGGTGAGAATCGATGATGATTTTATGAAAGCAGTTGTTAATAAAGAAAATTACATTCAAAAATATCCAATTCACAGTTCAAATCCTAAATTTCAAAAGGAAATTAAAGCGACCGATCTTTGGGATAAAATTATTCATAACGCCTGGAAATCGGCAGAACCGGGAATCCTTTTTTGGGATACGATTATTAAAGAATCTTTGCCGGATTGTTATTCTGACCTCGGTTACGAAACCGTTTCCACGAATCCGTGTGGCGAGATTCCTTTGTGTCCTTATGATTCTTGCCGACTGTTGGCAGTGAATCTTTTCTCTTACGTTGAAAATCCGTTTACGAAAAACGCGAAATTTAATTTTGATTTATTTAAGGAGCATGTTGGTTACGCGCAAAGAATGATGGATGATATTATCGATCTGGAAATTGAAAAAATCGATACGATTTTGGCGAAAATTGAAGCCGATCCGGAGAGTGAAGAAATTAAATTCACCGAGAAACATCTTTGGTTAAAAATCCGTCAGAAAACCATGGAAGGAAGAAGAACAGGAGTCGGGATTACTGCAGAAGGCGATATGCTCGCTGCTTTAAATATTCAATATGGAAGCAAAGAAGGAAATGAATTTTCGACTTTGGTTCACAAAACTTTGGCTTCGGCTGCTTACCGTTCATCGGTGGAAATGGCGAAAGAAAGAGGAGCTTTTGCAATTTATGATGCCAAAAGAGAAGAAAAAAATCCATTTATTTTAAGGTTAAAAGAAGCTGATCCAAAATTATATGAAGATTTGGTGAAATATGGCAGAAGAAATATTGCTTTGCTTACAATTGCACCCACAGGAAGCACTTCGCTGATGTCACAAACCACTTCGGGGATTGAACCGGTTTTTCTTCCAGTGTATAAAAGACGTAGAAAAGTAAATCCAAATGATCAGGATATCCGCGTAGATTTTGTGGATGAAGTCGGCGATTCGTGGGAAGAATATTTGGTTTTCCACCACCGGTTCAAAGAATGGATGGAAGTTCAGGGGATCGACACCGAAAGAAATTATTCTCAAGATGAATTGAATAAAATCATTGAAAAATCGCCTTATTACAAAGCTACTTCGAATGATGTGGATTGGTTGAGCAAAGTAGAAATGCAGGGCTCGATTCAGAAATGGGTAGATCATTCGATTTCGGTAACGATTAATATTCCGAATGATGCGACCGAAGAACTGGTGAATCAACTGTATATCAAAGCTTGGGAAGTAGGCTGCAAAGGAGTTACAGTCTATCGGGACGGTTCCCGTTCCGGTGTTCTCATTTCGGCGGATGATAAAAAAGAGGACAAAACCGAAATGATCACTTCTGTTTTTCCTACCAAAAGGCCGCATGTTTTACAGGCAGATGTCGTCCGTTTTCAAAATAATAAAGAGAAATGGATTGCTTTTGTTGGTTTAATTGAAGGCAAACCTTATGAGATTTTCACCGGTTTGGCAGACGATGAAGAAGGAATTATGCTTCCACGGTGGGTGAATGAAGGAGTGATTATTAAAAACCAGGACGAAAACGGAAAATCGCGCTATGATTTTCAGTTCAAAAATCTCCGTGGTTATAAAACCACGATTGAAGGACTTTCTCATAAATTCAAACCCGAATTCTGGAATTATGCGAAATTGATTTCCGGAACATTACGCCACGGAATGCCGATTGAAAATGCGGTGGAATTAATCAACCGTCTCGAACTCGATTCTGAGTCCATCAACAATTGGAAAGCCGGTGTCGCCCGTGCTTTGAAACGCTATATCGCTGATGGTACCGAAGCCGGCGGAAGATGTTCTAACTGTGGTTCTGACCAGGTGGTTTATCAGGAAGGTTGTTTGACTTGTAAAAACTGTGGGAATAGCAAGTGTGGGTAA
- the recQ gene encoding DNA helicase RecQ: protein MNTQTTELSKELKKYFGFSKFKGQQEEIIKTLMKGDDVFVLMPTGGGKSLCYQLPALISDGTAIVVSPLIALMKNQVDAINGLSSVEGIAHVLNSSLNKTQTKQVFDDIKSGVTKLLYVAPESLIKEEYQEFLRDVKISFVAIDEAHCISEWGHDFRPEYRNLKSIIDKIADVPVIALTATATPKVQDDIQKTLGMSNALVFKESFNRPNLFYEVRPKVNIDREIVKFINSHKGKSGIVYCLSRRKVEEFAQVLQVNGINALPYHAGLDQKTRVMNQDKFLMEDCDIIVATIAFGMGIDKPDVRFVIHYDIPKSLESYYQETGRAGRDGGEGHCLAFYDPKDIEKLEKFLAQKPVSEREIGLQLLNEVVGYVETSMSRRQYILCYFGEQFDPINGDGALMCDNSVNPPTLKDASKELKLVLNLVKELEEKFKTKDLISVIVGKENPVTKSYKLETNKRFGVGKKETENFWKSIIRQATVQNFLQKDIETYGVLKLTEKGNKTLSSKSDTEFFIAEDREYNLEQTKADSDKVQTQAGGSLDQVLFGQLKDLRKSVAKKYGIPPYTVFMDPSLEDMTVQYPINIEEIGKVYGVGEGKAKKYGKEFADFIKKYVEENGIERTQDMVMKTVANKSSHKVFIIQSTDKKIDLEDIAKAKNISMDELLKEMERIVYQGTKLNIDYYIDENFDEDVVEEFMEFMGDSESDSMKVLLAEFGDELSDEEVRMLRIKFISDVAN, encoded by the coding sequence ATGAATACACAAACCACCGAATTATCTAAGGAATTAAAGAAATATTTCGGTTTCTCAAAATTTAAAGGTCAACAAGAAGAAATTATAAAAACCCTGATGAAGGGAGATGATGTTTTTGTTTTAATGCCTACCGGCGGAGGAAAATCACTCTGCTATCAACTACCAGCATTGATTTCGGACGGAACTGCGATTGTTGTTTCACCATTAATAGCTTTGATGAAAAATCAAGTAGATGCGATTAACGGACTTTCTTCTGTGGAAGGAATAGCACACGTCCTCAATTCCTCACTCAATAAAACCCAGACCAAACAGGTTTTCGATGATATCAAATCGGGCGTTACCAAATTATTATATGTTGCTCCGGAATCTTTAATTAAAGAAGAATATCAGGAATTTCTGCGGGATGTTAAAATATCATTTGTCGCAATTGATGAAGCTCACTGTATTTCAGAATGGGGACATGATTTCCGGCCGGAATATAGAAACCTGAAAAGCATTATTGATAAAATTGCAGATGTGCCGGTTATTGCTTTAACCGCGACGGCAACCCCGAAAGTACAGGATGATATTCAGAAAACTTTAGGAATGAGCAATGCGTTGGTTTTCAAAGAGAGTTTCAACAGACCGAATCTTTTTTATGAAGTAAGACCGAAAGTGAATATCGATCGGGAAATCGTAAAATTCATTAATTCTCATAAAGGTAAATCGGGCATTGTTTATTGTTTAAGCCGTAGAAAAGTAGAAGAATTTGCACAGGTTCTTCAAGTCAACGGGATTAATGCATTGCCGTATCATGCAGGTCTGGATCAGAAAACCAGAGTGATGAACCAGGATAAATTTCTGATGGAAGACTGTGATATTATTGTAGCAACCATCGCATTTGGAATGGGAATAGACAAACCGGATGTGCGTTTTGTGATTCATTATGACATCCCGAAATCGCTCGAAAGTTATTATCAGGAAACCGGTCGGGCAGGACGTGATGGAGGAGAAGGACATTGTCTTGCATTTTATGATCCGAAAGACATCGAAAAATTAGAAAAATTTCTGGCTCAGAAACCGGTTTCAGAACGCGAAATTGGCTTGCAACTTTTAAATGAAGTAGTGGGTTACGTAGAAACTTCAATGAGCAGAAGGCAATATATCCTCTGTTATTTTGGTGAACAGTTTGATCCCATTAATGGCGATGGTGCATTAATGTGCGACAATTCTGTGAATCCTCCAACATTAAAAGATGCTTCAAAAGAATTGAAACTGGTTCTTAATTTAGTAAAAGAACTGGAAGAGAAATTCAAGACAAAAGATCTTATTTCCGTTATTGTTGGTAAAGAAAATCCTGTGACCAAATCTTATAAATTAGAAACCAATAAGCGTTTTGGTGTCGGCAAAAAAGAAACGGAAAATTTCTGGAAATCGATTATAAGGCAAGCGACCGTCCAAAACTTCCTGCAAAAAGATATCGAGACTTACGGTGTTTTAAAATTAACTGAAAAAGGAAACAAAACACTTTCTTCAAAATCGGATACCGAATTTTTTATCGCTGAAGATCGCGAATATAATTTGGAACAGACCAAGGCAGATTCCGATAAAGTTCAAACCCAAGCTGGCGGCAGTCTGGATCAGGTTCTTTTTGGTCAGTTAAAAGATCTGCGGAAATCGGTGGCCAAGAAATATGGTATTCCGCCTTACACGGTTTTTATGGATCCGAGTTTAGAAGATATGACGGTGCAGTATCCTATTAATATTGAGGAAATCGGAAAGGTGTATGGAGTTGGTGAAGGGAAAGCTAAAAAGTACGGAAAAGAATTTGCAGACTTTATAAAAAAGTATGTTGAAGAAAACGGAATAGAAAGAACTCAGGATATGGTCATGAAAACGGTGGCCAATAAATCCAGTCACAAAGTTTTTATTATTCAGAGTACCGATAAAAAAATCGATTTGGAAGACATCGCCAAAGCGAAAAATATTTCAATGGATGAACTGTTGAAAGAAATGGAACGGATCGTTTATCAAGGCACAAAATTAAATATTGATTATTATATCGATGAAAATTTTGATGAAGATGTCGTAGAGGAATTTATGGAATTTATGGGTGACAGCGAAAGCGACAGTATGAAAGTCCTTTTGGCGGAATTTGGTGATGAGTTGAGTGATGAAGAAGTGAGAATGTTACGGATTAAATTTATTTCTGATGTAGCGAACTAA
- the tatC gene encoding twin-arginine translocase subunit TatC, with amino-acid sequence MSEKKEMSFWGHIGELRAHLIRAIIAVVVCAIVVGFNVNWIMDHIFFGPTRNDFLTFRVVNHFSREIVGHDSITLPAHFAVQQKQLFQQFNVMMAVSIFGGIVTAFPYLVWELWRFISPALHPNERKNSVWLINFVWILFLTGILCGYFLILPFAINFGLLFKVSDSITQLFDLSDYATLFLQIVLGMGIVFLFPVIVYFLTSIGILTPKFMRTYRRHAIVLIMVVAAVITPADVLSMMMAAFPLLLLYEFSIIMSAYTFKKIEKRKLEEEKVRL; translated from the coding sequence GTGAGCGAAAAAAAAGAAATGTCTTTTTGGGGACACATCGGAGAATTGAGGGCACACTTGATTCGCGCAATTATTGCGGTTGTAGTTTGTGCGATTGTGGTTGGTTTTAATGTTAACTGGATTATGGATCACATTTTCTTCGGGCCTACAAGAAACGATTTTTTAACTTTTCGGGTGGTCAACCATTTTTCCCGTGAAATTGTTGGTCATGACAGCATCACACTTCCCGCCCATTTTGCGGTACAACAAAAACAGCTATTTCAGCAGTTTAATGTAATGATGGCGGTGTCTATCTTTGGAGGTATTGTTACCGCATTTCCCTATTTGGTGTGGGAGTTGTGGCGGTTTATTTCTCCGGCTCTGCATCCGAACGAAAGAAAAAACTCGGTATGGTTGATTAATTTTGTTTGGATTCTTTTTCTGACCGGAATTCTTTGTGGCTACTTTTTAATTCTTCCCTTTGCGATTAATTTTGGACTGTTGTTTAAAGTTTCAGATTCTATCACCCAACTTTTTGATTTAAGTGATTACGCAACTCTTTTCCTTCAAATTGTTTTGGGTATGGGAATTGTTTTTTTATTCCCTGTCATTGTTTATTTCCTGACTTCTATCGGAATTCTTACGCCGAAATTCATGCGGACTTACCGTCGTCATGCCATTGTTTTAATTATGGTAGTGGCTGCGGTTATAACGCCGGCAGATGTTTTGAGTATGATGATGGCTGCATTTCCACTCCTTTTATT
- a CDS encoding KpsF/GutQ family sugar-phosphate isomerase — translation MNNQEILQLAKNALSIEIAELELLKNRLDGQFIKAVEIINSAKGKLIIVGIGKSAHVGNKMVATLNSTGTPSQFLHASEAIHGDLGVIQKTDVVLCISNSGNSPEIVKLAPFLKQYSSSLIGMTGNLKSKLAEFSDVVLNTFVEKEACPIKLAPTSSTTVQMALGDALAVCLMELNGFKESDFAKFHPGGSLGKNLTAKVEQFLSAQKPHVSENANLRDIIISVSSSKHGITVVTNGDDITGVITDGDLRRMLMSEQDLSKFTAKEIMSKNPKSIDKNALAKEAMQILKDKNIGQLIVTENGKYFGIIDIHKLLDEGIN, via the coding sequence ATGAATAACCAAGAAATACTTCAGCTCGCAAAAAATGCCCTGTCGATTGAAATTGCTGAGCTTGAACTTCTTAAAAACCGCCTGGACGGGCAGTTTATAAAAGCCGTAGAAATTATTAATTCTGCAAAAGGCAAACTTATTATCGTAGGAATCGGAAAATCTGCACATGTAGGAAATAAGATGGTTGCTACCCTGAATTCCACCGGAACGCCATCACAATTTTTACATGCTTCGGAAGCAATCCATGGTGACTTGGGGGTGATTCAAAAAACGGATGTCGTTTTATGTATTTCAAATTCGGGAAACTCTCCTGAAATCGTAAAACTCGCGCCTTTTCTAAAGCAATATTCTTCAAGTCTTATCGGAATGACAGGGAATTTAAAAAGCAAACTCGCTGAATTTTCTGATGTTGTTCTCAACACATTCGTTGAAAAAGAAGCCTGCCCTATTAAACTGGCACCCACAAGTTCTACAACAGTTCAAATGGCTTTGGGAGACGCTTTAGCAGTTTGTTTAATGGAGCTCAATGGTTTTAAAGAATCTGATTTTGCTAAATTCCATCCGGGTGGAAGTTTAGGAAAAAACCTTACGGCCAAAGTAGAACAGTTTCTGTCTGCACAAAAACCGCACGTTTCGGAAAATGCTAATTTACGGGACATCATCATTTCCGTGAGCAGTTCGAAACACGGGATTACCGTGGTAACCAACGGGGATGATATCACTGGAGTTATTACCGATGGTGATTTGCGCAGAATGCTCATGAGCGAGCAGGATTTATCGAAGTTCACCGCTAAGGAAATCATGAGTAAAAACCCGAAAAGCATCGACAAAAATGCTTTGGCAAAAGAAGCCATGCAAATTTTAAAAGACAAAAACATCGGCCAGTTGATTGTGACCGAAAACGGAAAATATTTTGGAATTATCGACATCCACAAATTACTGGATGAAGGAATTAACTAA